In Comamonas koreensis, the genomic stretch GCCACACCACACCACACCTAAAGATAGCCCCAGGCATAGCGCCTGGGGCTTTTTTACATCTGTGCCTCTGCCCAGGTGCCCCTCAGCCCGCCCCCTTCACCAGCCGGTCGAACAGCTGCGCATCGCCCATCTGCCCCCCTTTGAGCATCAGCTCCAGCCCATCGATGCGCGCATCATCGCTGCGTGCCACGCTCATGGTCACTCCGGGCGCTAGGGTGCTGTGGAAGGCCAGCCCCCACAGCCCCAACGCCTGCGTCGCCAGGCTGGAGGTATCGCCGCCCGCAATGCCCAAGCGCTTGAGGGGCTGGCCCTGTGCCGCCATCAGGCGCAAGGTCTCTGCCAGCAATTGCGCGCTGCGCTGTGCCACCGCTGCCGTGGTCGCGGCGTCTAGGGTCTGATCGGGTCGGCTGGTGTGCGCCAGCATAGGGCGCCCCTGGAGCAGCCCCTGGGCCAGCTGGGCCGCGCAAGCGCTTAGATAGCCCTCCTCGGCCAACAGCCGGCCCACATCCACCTCCCGCTTGTCAAACTGCTGGCTGGCCGCGATCTGCTGGCTGGAGACCGGCGACAAGCTGCCCACCAGCACCAGCACCGGGCCCTGCGCGGGCGCCAGCGGTTCAGCCGCTGGCACTTCCCCCAACAACCCCAGTTGGCGCCAGCCTGCGATCAGGCACTGCTCCACGCCGCTGGGCCCCACGGCCAGCAACGGCGCTTGCTGCGCACGCGCCCACAGCAGCGCGCCAATCTGCGGCAGCTGGGCTTCGTGCACCAGGTCGATCAGCAAGGCATCTGGCACAGGGCTTGCTCCTTCCTGAGCCTGCATCCAGCGGAGAAGCACGTCGGTATCGGCGCCCGCCAGCTCCAGCTGCCGGGTGCTCAGCAGCCGAATATCGGCCAGCCGCTGCTTGGCCAGATGCAGGCGAAGATCGGCCTCGTCCATGGGGGTGACGGGGTGCTGCCGCATGGTGGGGTGGCGGTCAATACGGTGAACCGCCCCCCCTGGCCCGGCCTGCGCAAACAGGTTGCCAAAGGCGCAAAAGCGCCCGATATTGGGCTGGCCGCCAACGATCACCGCTGGCGATGCGCCTGCCACCTTGCGCAATGCCGTCACAGCCGCGCCAATGCTGCCCACATGCGGGGCGCTGTCAAAGGTGGAGCAGCATTTGTAGTGCAGCAGCGGCGCGCCGCTGGCGGCCATGAACTGCGCCACCGGCGCCAGCACCTCGGCCATCGCAGCGGGGGCCAGGCTGCGGGCCGCACCGGCGATGCCAATGGCCTGCAAGGGCCCAGCCTGGGCCCGTTGCGCCTCGGTCGGAACCTCCAGAAAAAGCAGAGACCGCAGGCCCGCCTGCGCCACCGTGGCCAGGGTGTCGGTCGCACCGGTAAAGTCATCGCCATACCAGACGACAGCGGGCTTGCCGCGCAGCAAGGTGTCCAGCATGTGGCCTATCCACGCTTGCCAAAAAACTGCAGTGCCCGCGCCAGCTCCGGCGCATGCCAGGCATAGTCGTCCAGGCTGCTGCCTTCACGCACGGCAGCCCAGGCCTGGCGAATGCTCACCACGCCAGCGGCGGGGCCATCGGGGTGCGCCAGAATGCCGCCGCCCGACATGAACAGCAGGTCATCGCTTTGCAACGCCGCCCAGGTGGCAGGCACCGTACCCGCCCACTGGCCCGATGAGAAGGCGGGCAGCACGCAGTCATCCTGCGCGGCCGACAGGCGCCGCTGGCAGTCTTGCGCCGATTCCACCACCTCAGCATCAGGCTGCGCAAACTTGCCTTGCAAGCCATGCACATGCACATGGTCCACACCAGCCAGGCGCCACAGGGTCTGGTAGGCCTGGTAGCCCATGCCCAGCATCGGGTCGCGTGACAGCGCGCCATAGCCATTGCGATGCGCATGCAGCGCCAAGGGCGTGTGGCGCCGCAGGCTCTGGATGCCCGACAGCCCGCACCAGTTGATGCTGGCCATCACGCAGCTGCCGCCCTCCTGCTGCACCAGGTCGGCATGGCGCAGCATGGCGCTGGTCTCATCGGTGATGTTGAAGGCCACCATCACCCATTTGCCGGTGCGCTCCCGGTGCTCGCGGATCACGCGCATCACGGCAGGAATGCGCTCCTCAAGCGGCGCATGCGCCGGGTTGGCCGATACCTCATCGTCCTTGATAAAGTCCACACCCGCGTCGCAGAGCTGCCGCACCAGGTCGGCCGTCTGCTGGGCCGATAGCCCCACATTGGGCTTGATGATGGTGCCCACCATGGCGCCTGCGCTGGCCCCAATACTGCGCCGCGTGCCGGCCACGCCCATCGTCGGCAGATCGAACTGGTCGCGGTAGTCCGGCGGGAGGTCCAGGCGCTCCAGCCGCAGGCCCGATACCTCTCCCAGGTCATACAGATTGCCGCTGACGGTAGCGGCCAAGGTGGGCAGATTGGCGCCCACATTGGCGATGGGGAAGGCAATGCGCACACGCGCACGCTGCCAGTTGGCGCCTGCGCCATAGCCTTGGCGCTCCAGCCAGGCATTGGGCAGGCTGGGCCGCTCCACCGTGCCCAGCGGCTGCACCTGCAGCACCTGGGCACGTGCGCGCGCGCGCAGGTCATCGGTCTCGCCGGCCACGCGGGTGAAGGTGCCGCAGGACTGCTCACCGGCCATCACCTCGGCCACGGCCTCGGGCGCCAGCGGCGTCTCAATCAGGTAGCTGGCTTCAAAATGGGTAGATTTCATCGCATTTCCAGGCCCAGGGCGGGCCGGCCATCACAGGGTGTTGAGGTCAGGGAAAGGGCGCACGGGGTTCTGACCATCCCAGTCCTGCGAGGCCGCACGGATCAGATCAAACATCTTTCCCTTGGGGCCCATCACTTCGGACAGCTCGATCACCGTGCCCGGGTGGTACTCGGTGTCAAAGTAGATAAAGCGGCCGTTCTTGCCCACCTCGCCACTCATCTGCGGCTTGAAGCCCTGCGCCAGCAAGCGCTGCAGATCGGCGTCGTAATCGGTGGTCCAGTACGCCACATGCTGCAGGCCCGTGCGGCCCGCGCGCAGAAAATCGCGGTACATCGACGGCACATCGTTGCGCACCTGGATCAGCTCCACCTGCACAAAGCCCGAGTTGGCCAGCGCCACCGAGTTGTGCGGCTGGTAGCGCTCGCCTGCGTACTGGTAGTTCTCGATCGGCACCTGCGGGTTGTAGAACCAGGGGCCCACGCCCAAGGTCTCGCTCCAGTACTGCATCGCGGCCTCGATGTCGTCGACCACATAGCCCAGCTGGCGGATTTCTCCCAAAAAGCGGCTCATAGCTTGTCTTTCGTTTGTTGTTAAGTTGGTTGTTGCGTTGGTGGCATGGGCGCTGCCTCACGTGGGTGCACGCGATGCAGACCAAGGCCGGGAAGCTGGCCGGGTGGCCTTGGGGCCGCAGTCCGCTTATAAAAATCCGGTAGAAATCCAGGGAATGGCCGCGACAAAAAGCAGCCCGACAAACAGCGCCAGCATGTAGCCGCCGATGGGCCGAATGCCCTCGTTGGGGTTGACCTTGCTGATCGCGCAGGCGCCGTAGTAGCCCACGCCAAAGGGCGGCGCAAACAAGCCAATGCCCATCGCGAAGATCACGACCATTGCGTAATGCACCTCGTGCACGCCCACCTCCTTGGCGATGGGGAAGAGCAGCGGGCCAAACAGCACGATGGCGGGGATGCCTTCGAGCACACTGCCCAGCACGATGAAGCAGACGATGGAGATCGCGAGGAACCCCCAGCTGCCGCCCGGCATGCTGGTCATCGCCTTGGCCAGGTCCGACGAGAAGCCCGACTGCGTCAGCCCCCAGGCCATGCCAGTGGCGCAGCCGACAATCAGCATGATCGCGCCCGACAGCGAAGCGGTCTCGACCAGCATGGGCTTGAGGCGCCGCCAGTCAAAGCAGCGGTAGATGAACAGGCCCACCAGCACCGAATAGACCACGCCGATGGTGGAGACCTCGGTCGCCGTCGCAATGCCCTCCACGACCGCGGCGCGGATCACAAAGGGCAAGGCCAGCGCCGGCAGCGCGATCACCAGCAAGCGGCCAATCTGCTTGCCGCTAAAGCGCTCCACACCGCCCAGTTCCTCTTTGCGGTAACGCCACCACACGACGCAGCACAGCGCAGCGCCCAGCACCACGGCGGGCAGCATGCCGCCGGTAAACAGCGCGGCAATCGATATGCCGGTGACCGAGCCAATCGTGATCAGCACGATGGACGGCGGGATGGTCTCCGTCTGCGCGCCGGTGGCCGACAGCAGCGCGACCAGATCGCCCTCCTTGGCGCCGCGCTTTTTCATCTCGGGGAAGAGCACCGGCGCAATCGCCGCCATGTCGGCCACCTTCGATCCCGAGATGCCCGATACCAGGTACATCGCGCCAATCAGCACATAGGACAGCCCACCGCGCACGCGGCCCAGCAAGCTGGCCAGAAACTGGATCATAGCCTTGGCCATGCCGGTCATCTCTATGAGCGAGCCCAGAAAAATGAACATCGGCACCGCCAGCATGATCAGGTGCGACATGCCCTCATCCAGGCGCCCCACCATCACCACCAGCGGTGTGCGGGTGGTCAGCGCCAGGTAGCCAAAGGTGGCCAGCGCAAACGAGAACGCAATCGGCACACCGGCAAACACCGTGCCCGCCACCACCAGCACAAAAAAGATCACCAGGTTGAACTTGCCCAGGCTCTTGAACAGCGGCTGGCACAGCCAGAACAGCAGCACCAGCGCAGCCACCATGGCCACCGCCGCCAGCGCCTTTTGCCAGGTCGTCTGCGTGAGCAGGCGCAGCAGGGCCACCACGGCCATCAGGCCCATGCCCACCGGCAGCGCTGCGGCGCGCCAGGCATTGCTCAGCTCCATCGCCGGGGTGGTGATAAAGGCCTCCTCCTCCGCGTACTCGTAGGCGGGGCCCAGCACCATCAGCAAAAAGGCCAGCGATGCGGCCAGCGCAAAGGCCTCCAGCGCCGCGCGCAGGCCTGGCCGCACATTGTTGATAAAGGCCGTCATGCGCATGTGCTCGCCCCGGCGCAGCGCCACCACGGCGCCCAGCATGGACAGCCACAGAAACATCAGCGAAGCCAGCTCATCGGACCAGACCAGCGGCTGGTGGAACACATAGCGTGCCACCACGCCGGCAAACAGCACGATGATTTCGGCCAGCACCAAGGCAGCGGCCGCTGTCTCGACGATGGCGCCCAGGCCACGGTCAACGCCACGCGCGAGCGAGGCCAAGGCGTTGTCGGGCGGCGCAGCAGAGTGCCCCGCCAGCGCGGGGGTTGCAGGGTGGGACATGGCAATGCTCTTTCAGGGCGTGAATCAGAGCAGCGCTCAAGCGAGCTTGCCAACGGCGCCTTCGAGCAGGCTCCACACGTCCTTGCCAAAGCGGCCTTGCCAATCCTTGTAAAAGCCCGAGCTGCGCAGCGCCGCGCGAAAGCTCTCCGCATCGGGCTGGTTGAACTGCAGGCCCTTGCTGGCCAGATCGGCCTGCACCGAGGCATTGAGCTGGCTGATATCCGCACGCTGCGCCATGCCGGCATCGTTGATCGCCGTGGCCACGATCTTCTTTAGCTCCGCCGGCAGGCTCTCCCACATGCGACCATTGGCAATGAACCAGTAGCCGTCCCAGATATGGTTGGTCAGCGAGCAGAACTTCTGCACCTCGTAGAGCTTGGCCACCTGGATGATGGGCAGCGGGTTCTCCTGCGCATCCACAATGCGCGTCTGCAGCGACGAGTACACCTCGGAGAACTGCAGGCTGGCCGGCGCCGCGCCCAGGCCCTTGAACATCGCAATCGGCATCGGGCTCACCGGCACGCGGATCTTGAGGCCATCCATGTCCTTGGCGCTTTGCACCGCGCCCTTGCTGCTGGTGGTCTGGCGGAAACCGTTGTCCCACATCTTCTCGAACGCATAGAGCTTGCGCTTGGCAATCTCGGCCCGCACCATCGCACCCAGCTGGCCGTCCATGGCCTTCCAGACCTGGTCGTAGTTGGTAAACGCAAAGCCCACCGCGTTGATGGCCGCTGCCGGCACCAGGGTCGCAATCACCAGCGCCGACGGCGTGAAGAAATCGATACCGCCCGAGCGCACCTGCGCCAGCATGTCGGTATCACCGCCCAGCTGGTTGTTGGGGTAGATGGCCATTTCCACACGGCCATTGGTTTCCTTGCGGATGTGGTCGGCCGCCTCTTGCGCGCGGACGTTGAGCGGGTGGCTGAGCGGCAGGTTGTTGCCGTATTTGAGCGAGAACTCGGCCGCACGGGCGATCAATGGAAAGCCCGAGACCACGCCTGCGGCAGGCAGGGCGGTCAGTCCCTTGATGAGGGAACGGCGGCTGAGTTCGGTCATGCTTGTCTCCTAATATTTGATTTGAATTGATGTAATGGCACAGATCTCATACTGGAAGATATGCAAACGACTTGCTATAGTCAAACGCACAAAATGATTGAATCTGATGTTTTCTGATGCCTAGCCACCCAGCAATGCCCCCGCAGCGTCTCACGCTCAAAACCGTGGCCGCCCTGGCGGGCGTCTCCACCGCGACCGCCGACCGGGTGCTGAACCAGCGCCCCGGCGTGCGCCCCATCACCGTGCAGAAGGTGCGCCAGGCCGCGCAGGCGCTGGGCTACCTGCCCGATGCCCTGGCCGATGCCGCGCCCCAATCCGCGCCCTGGAAGCTGGCCTTTGTATTGCCCCAGGGACAGAACCCCTACCTGCGTATGCTGGGCGACACCATTGGCTTTTCAGAAAGCCACCAGGCGCCGTTCAATGTGAAATGCCAGGTGGAATATGTCGAGAGCTTCAACCCCGAAGCGCTGGCCGCCACCTTGCTGCGCCTGGGCAAGCGCGTGCAGGGCATCGCCTTCATGGCCATCGAGCACCCGGCCGTGCGCGAAGCGGTGCAGCAACTCGCCGACCGGGGTGTGCCGACCTTGACCGTCATCTCGGACCTGGACAACAGCGCCCGTATCGCCTATGTGGGGCTGGACAACCGGGCCGCCGGCCGCACCGCCGCCTACCTGCTGGCCCGCTTTATCGGCAGCCAGCGCCGCGATGCGCAAATCGCACTGATCGCAGGATCGCGCAGCTACCTGGCGCATGAGGAGCGCGAGGGCGGTTTTCTGCAACTGCATGCCGAGCAGTTCCCCGACATGCAGATCCTGGGCCTGCGCGAGAGCTATGACGACTCCTCCCGCAACTACCAGCAAACCAAGGAGCTGCTGCAACGCCACCCGCATATCGCCGGCATCTACAACATCGGTGGTTCATCCGATGGCGTAGGCCGCGCATTGCAGGAAGCCGGCCGCGAGCACCAGGTCGTCCTCATCGGCCACGGCCTCACCCCCGACACCCGCGCCCTGCTGATCAACGGCACCATGGACGCCGTCATCACCCAAAGCCACCTGGGCATCATCATGAGCTGCATCCGCATGTTCAGCAATCTGCGCGACCAGCTCGACACGATGACGGCGGTGGACATTGTGCGGAGTCAGGTCATTTTTCGGGAGAATTTGCCTTGAGGGGCGGGGTCCCCCATTGCAGTACACGCGCCAAGCACGTACCTAACTCACATACCTCCTGTAGCTAGAATCCACTCCCAAGTGCTCTTCAGCGGAATCCCCCGCCTCCCCCAACCCAAGGAATGACATGCATCCTGTACCGCGCTTGGCCCAACAGCTTGTCACTGAATGGGCTGAAGACCTAGCTGTGAACTGTCAAGAGGTTGTTTGCAGATTTGAGCCTGGCCATCGGGGTAATTCGACCAATGCCGCTGTGAGGCCTGTGCCAGTTGTAGTAATGCTGCCAGCGATGTAAGGCTTGTGCTCGCTCAGCTGAATTCTGGTATGTCCAACCATAGGCCCACTCGCGCAGCGCCGATTGGATGAATCGCTCGGCCTTGCCGTTGGTCTGTGGCCGGTACGGCCTGGTGAACTTGTGCTGCACGCCCAAGGCGTTGCAGGCCGCAGCGAACTCCCTTGAGCGGAATGCCGCACCGTTGTCGGTCAGCAGGCGTTTGATGCTCACTCCAAGCCCCGCGTAGTACGCCACGGCGTTGCGCAGAAAGGCGACGGCTTGCGGCGTTTTCTCGTCCGGATGCATAGCGGTAAAGGCAATGCGTGCGTGGTCGTCAATGGCCACGAACAGTGTCTCCCATCCCGCACCATCGACCGAATCG encodes the following:
- a CDS encoding four-carbon acid sugar kinase family protein, which encodes MLDTLLRGKPAVVWYGDDFTGATDTLATVAQAGLRSLLFLEVPTEAQRAQAGPLQAIGIAGAARSLAPAAMAEVLAPVAQFMAASGAPLLHYKCCSTFDSAPHVGSIGAAVTALRKVAGASPAVIVGGQPNIGRFCAFGNLFAQAGPGGAVHRIDRHPTMRQHPVTPMDEADLRLHLAKQRLADIRLLSTRQLELAGADTDVLLRWMQAQEGASPVPDALLIDLVHEAQLPQIGALLWARAQQAPLLAVGPSGVEQCLIAGWRQLGLLGEVPAAEPLAPAQGPVLVLVGSLSPVSSQQIAASQQFDKREVDVGRLLAEEGYLSACAAQLAQGLLQGRPMLAHTSRPDQTLDAATTAAVAQRSAQLLAETLRLMAAQGQPLKRLGIAGGDTSSLATQALGLWGLAFHSTLAPGVTMSVARSDDARIDGLELMLKGGQMGDAQLFDRLVKGAG
- a CDS encoding ribulose-bisphosphate carboxylase large subunit family protein, coding for MKSTHFEASYLIETPLAPEAVAEVMAGEQSCGTFTRVAGETDDLRARARAQVLQVQPLGTVERPSLPNAWLERQGYGAGANWQRARVRIAFPIANVGANLPTLAATVSGNLYDLGEVSGLRLERLDLPPDYRDQFDLPTMGVAGTRRSIGASAGAMVGTIIKPNVGLSAQQTADLVRQLCDAGVDFIKDDEVSANPAHAPLEERIPAVMRVIREHRERTGKWVMVAFNITDETSAMLRHADLVQQEGGSCVMASINWCGLSGIQSLRRHTPLALHAHRNGYGALSRDPMLGMGYQAYQTLWRLAGVDHVHVHGLQGKFAQPDAEVVESAQDCQRRLSAAQDDCVLPAFSSGQWAGTVPATWAALQSDDLLFMSGGGILAHPDGPAAGVVSIRQAWAAVREGSSLDDYAWHAPELARALQFFGKRG
- a CDS encoding VOC family protein, which gives rise to MSRFLGEIRQLGYVVDDIEAAMQYWSETLGVGPWFYNPQVPIENYQYAGERYQPHNSVALANSGFVQVELIQVRNDVPSMYRDFLRAGRTGLQHVAYWTTDYDADLQRLLAQGFKPQMSGEVGKNGRFIYFDTEYHPGTVIELSEVMGPKGKMFDLIRAASQDWDGQNPVRPFPDLNTL
- a CDS encoding TRAP transporter large permease subunit — encoded protein: MSHPATPALAGHSAAPPDNALASLARGVDRGLGAIVETAAAALVLAEIIVLFAGVVARYVFHQPLVWSDELASLMFLWLSMLGAVVALRRGEHMRMTAFINNVRPGLRAALEAFALAASLAFLLMVLGPAYEYAEEEAFITTPAMELSNAWRAAALPVGMGLMAVVALLRLLTQTTWQKALAAVAMVAALVLLFWLCQPLFKSLGKFNLVIFFVLVVAGTVFAGVPIAFSFALATFGYLALTTRTPLVVMVGRLDEGMSHLIMLAVPMFIFLGSLIEMTGMAKAMIQFLASLLGRVRGGLSYVLIGAMYLVSGISGSKVADMAAIAPVLFPEMKKRGAKEGDLVALLSATGAQTETIPPSIVLITIGSVTGISIAALFTGGMLPAVVLGAALCCVVWWRYRKEELGGVERFSGKQIGRLLVIALPALALPFVIRAAVVEGIATATEVSTIGVVYSVLVGLFIYRCFDWRRLKPMLVETASLSGAIMLIVGCATGMAWGLTQSGFSSDLAKAMTSMPGGSWGFLAISIVCFIVLGSVLEGIPAIVLFGPLLFPIAKEVGVHEVHYAMVVIFAMGIGLFAPPFGVGYYGACAISKVNPNEGIRPIGGYMLALFVGLLFVAAIPWISTGFL
- a CDS encoding TRAP transporter substrate-binding protein — translated: MTELSRRSLIKGLTALPAAGVVSGFPLIARAAEFSLKYGNNLPLSHPLNVRAQEAADHIRKETNGRVEMAIYPNNQLGGDTDMLAQVRSGGIDFFTPSALVIATLVPAAAINAVGFAFTNYDQVWKAMDGQLGAMVRAEIAKRKLYAFEKMWDNGFRQTTSSKGAVQSAKDMDGLKIRVPVSPMPIAMFKGLGAAPASLQFSEVYSSLQTRIVDAQENPLPIIQVAKLYEVQKFCSLTNHIWDGYWFIANGRMWESLPAELKKIVATAINDAGMAQRADISQLNASVQADLASKGLQFNQPDAESFRAALRSSGFYKDWQGRFGKDVWSLLEGAVGKLA
- a CDS encoding LacI family DNA-binding transcriptional regulator, with product MPPQRLTLKTVAALAGVSTATADRVLNQRPGVRPITVQKVRQAAQALGYLPDALADAAPQSAPWKLAFVLPQGQNPYLRMLGDTIGFSESHQAPFNVKCQVEYVESFNPEALAATLLRLGKRVQGIAFMAIEHPAVREAVQQLADRGVPTLTVISDLDNSARIAYVGLDNRAAGRTAAYLLARFIGSQRRDAQIALIAGSRSYLAHEEREGGFLQLHAEQFPDMQILGLRESYDDSSRNYQQTKELLQRHPHIAGIYNIGGSSDGVGRALQEAGREHQVVLIGHGLTPDTRALLINGTMDAVITQSHLGIIMSCIRMFSNLRDQLDTMTAVDIVRSQVIFRENLP
- a CDS encoding IS481 family transposase, with translation MNTHKHARLTFARRLEMVKQMTLQGLDASQAGALQGVTAQTARKWLGRYLWGGEAALADASSRPICSPKAICESKALLIVELRKRRMLQSRIASYAGVSASTVSRVLARAGLSRLSDLQPSEPVVRYEHDAPGDMLHIDTKKLGRIVRPSHRVTGNRRDSVDGAGWETLFVAIDDHARIAFTAMHPDEKTPQAVAFLRNAVAYYAGLGVSIKRLLTDNGAAFRSREFAAACNALGVQHKFTRPYRPQTNGKAERFIQSALREWAYGWTYQNSAERAQALHRWQHYYNWHRPHSGIGRITPMARLKSANNLLTVHS